From the genome of Phoenix dactylifera cultivar Barhee BC4 chromosome 17, palm_55x_up_171113_PBpolish2nd_filt_p, whole genome shotgun sequence:
ATTTGTCAATTGTCTGCTTTTGAGTTTGTGGAGAAAATGCCTTTACTATTTGTGAAAATGATGTCATGTGTCCATTTAAACTTCTTTAGCTAAATATAGCAACTAAGAATCAACCAAAAGCATTTATTATGGAAAAACTTTATAGCCAATCTGTGTAGGGAACTTGAACTCTAGATCAATCCACTTGACTGCAGAGAAAAGAAAACTAGAAGATTGtcatatatttttcttctaaaagatCCCGATATCCTTGCACTTGCAAAATGCTTGATGCCTTGACCCAGAATCTTGACCTCTCTGCTGTGTCCCTAGGAAATACCTCATCTTTCGGATAGGGTTCATCAGCATGTCTTGTACAATAAGGACATATAATAGTATGACAAATAACAGTAATGTTAATCAACACCAGTTGCCAATCCATTGAAACCGGATCCATCCAAGTAGCCATTTTTTGCTCCATGATTTCAAACATTAGTCCAACTATCTCCTTCTCAACTCTCATCTTGAATAATAAAGTATAATTCTAGCTAGACCTTCTAATCTTACACCACTTTCAAATGACATCAGTGTGAAAATGTcaacataatatgtataattTTTCATGCCATGTGCTAACCCACTAAGGTGACCCCACCGCCTCTGTTTTATGTACCAATATCATGCTATTTCCTTGAGTAGTAAATAATATGCATTAGTGCATCTTCTCTTATAGTACCTTGAAAACATGGTATCTGATgttacagcaaaaaaaaaaaaaaaaaaacacagtaTCTGATCTCTGAAGTATATTTCTAGAAAGTAATGACCTGAGCATTGCCAACTGAAACATATGAATAATTTTGACAAAAAAGCATGAATTTTCAAGTTATGGCTTTGAGCTTAGTCTAGTGAATCTATCGGGTTAACATATTCTAGATCTAATGGAAATTTGATGGATTCATCTTCTCTCAGCAGTGAAATAtgatgaaaaggaaaaatgatgGTTTTAAGTTTCGGTCGAAACTGATTTGTTTCAAAAACGATCTGGTTTTCAATTGAGACCAAACCAAAACTGATCTCCAGTTTCGGGTTTTGGTCAACTTAGGCTTTTTGGTCTGATTTCTTGAATTTCACTTATATGTAATATGAACATCAGCTGAAACTAGTTAGAAAATGCTTGCACCTTTTTTCATGCTATCTGATTTGACTTTGTTTTCCTATTTCCCTAGCTTCAGGGTGACAATTGCCTGGTTTTCAAGTCAACCCACCCATATTAACTCATGTTACATCCTTTTTCAAGTGCAATCCCAAAACACAAGAAGTATTTAGTAGCATGACTAATATTCCATTTATGTTGGCTTTATAATGCTATTCTCTGTTTTGCAGTGTGCCCTACAACTCTGAAAAGAATATGCCGGAAGCACGGGATATCTCGTTGGCCTTCACGAAAAATCAAGAAAGTGGACCACTCTTTAAAGAAACTGCAGGTTGTCATTGACTCAGTTCATGGTGCTGATAAAGCCCTTCAACTCAGTTCCCTATACAAAGAATTTACTAAGACCTCCGGGCCGGATGGGAATTTATCAAGAAGCATCACATTTTCCCCAGTGAATCAAAAGGATCTTCCAGAATCTACCCATCGACAAGAAGATgctagattcagacttcatctGTCATCACCTTCTCATTCCTCCTCATCATGCAGTCAAAGTTCTAGTTCTAGTCACTCTTCTTCAAGTGGGGCAAAGCAGGCCACTCAAGCTGCTGGATTTATAATCAAACCAGAATCTTCCTTGGAAGAGAGCCCAAGTGGTATTCCTGAGAGAAAAAATAGTCAGGTGGATTTGTCTCTCCCAACTCAAGAGGAAACTTTATGTCCAAATAGATTTGAAGATCATAAGTCAATTATTGGGCATTGTTCTTCTAGAACCTTGTCTTCTTTGCACATGGATACTAGCACTTGGATTAGAGTAAAAGCCATGTATGGAGCAGAGAAAGTTCGGCTTCGGTTGCAGCCTACATGGGGTTTTCAAGATTTGAAACAAGAAATAACAAAGCGGTTTGATATAGGCAATACAAGTTCGGTGAATCTCAAGTACTTGGATGAAGACACAGAATGGATCCTACTAACATGTGATGCAGATCTCCAGGAGTGCATTCATGTATACAGATCATCTGGTGCTGCAACAATAAAAATTTCTGTTCAATCTGTTGGATTGTCATGATGATTAAAGAGCCTCTATCTGATTCAGCATCATTAGCAGCAACAACAAGAACAGGAGCAACAAAGGGAATAGAAGAACACTTTCTTGTTGTTATGATATGGATGTTACAAGACTTGAGCTTAGAGAGCACTCTAGAagttggatttaaaagagtataTGAATATCTAAGCACTAGGGTCCTTGCAGCCACAGCTTGGTCAATGCAGCAAAGGAAACTAAAGGAAACAATGGTCCACGTTGATATGATATTTTCTGATAGGATATTATTTCATTCTTATTCTTAATGAGGTCATGAGTAAGCTTGCTGGCTGAACCTCTTGGTCTGGGCATGATTGTTCCCTGCAGTAATACCATTGTTGGCTGTGGACCAGAGATGTTTACCTAATAAGCTTGGACAGTTTTTAAGTTGTGCTGTACATTTCTGGGTGTGGTTTTCAGGCTATAAGCTCTTATGGCCGTGCACAATTTGTTAGATTTAGTCTCCAACTCTTTATAAGATGAGGTAATGTAGTAAACTTGATATACTTAATCAGCTCCAGGTTAAGGATGGTCCTTATGTTTTGGTAATATCTTAGAATGTGATAACTGTAGATGGCTGTTATTAGACATGCTCTTTTGAAGTCATGACTAGATGGAGCAAAAGCAGTTGATTATGATCGAGCTGTGCACATGAGACGCCCGAAGACTGAATAAGGTGTAGGCACtgcaaaaataattttgttGTGCTGCATTTCTTTTGAGTGTATTTGGCTCTGGTCTTAACACTTGATGGTGCTATGGCAGGCAAGCTAGATATGAAGAAATGTGACACAAATCACTATGCTGAAGTTTCTAGTCCAGCAGCAAGATTCATAGTCGACTAGCAAAAGATGAATGGATGCTGTGGGAAGAAACTTGTGTTCTAAATACAACAAAGAGGCTGGTGTCACTGGCCATTGGAAATTAAACTCGGAAGGAGAAAATCAGAAAACTTTGCCCCATGGAGTCACAGTAATGTGCCAATTGCTTGATGGTCATCTCCCATCTCTGAGCAAAGCTATGGTAGATCGACAGTTCTGTTTCTTGGAAACCTTATCATATCCTGTGGTATTTTGTGAGGGCTCCTATTGGACTATCAACACTTTTTAGATTTTGTTTTTGCCAagatccagaaaaaaaaaagcatttgaTATCCTTTGCTGCATATGATATTATGATTTAAGTTGTTTGCCATATGTTGCTATCTTAAGTCCAGTTCAATGTAATAAAatcttcatttttttcattaatTATGGAAGCAAAAAGCTGTGGGTTTGGCTGGAGAATATATAGTTCAAATTTGAGGGCCAATTGGATTACAATTTTTAACATAAAAAAATGGACTTACATTTTTATGTACAAAGATCCCCTGTACAATCTTCCTCAATAATGCTTGACATCAAGCAGTAGTCACCTTCAGTTTTTCACAATTGCAGCAACCACTCCAGTAATTCAACCATTGGAACTTTAACCCAAAACATGTGTAATGGTTGGCTGTCAAACAACTGCATACTCCTTATGATGTCTCCACTGTGTGACATGGATTGGCTCTTTTATTACTGCTGAAAGCCAAGCAATACctgttttcagccgccatcgTAAAATTTTGTTTTAGCCCAGCAATGTTCATGCCCTCACTGcttcaaagaagaaaataaagtgGTTGGTACCTGATTAGtattgaatgaagcactttcaTAACAAATCTCTCCAACTCTTACTTGTAGTTCTTAGGCACAAAAAGAATTACCAGGCTATGATCAGTGTCTACTACCAGCAAAATTTTTAaccaaaaagataaaaataaaaataaaaataaatgatgaATGACGAAAATTCTTCTATGTAATTAGGCAATCATGTTTCTCAGTCCACTTCAGATGACTGTGGAGAAGCTCAACCATGGAATAAATCTCTTTAGACTGAGGGTGAGACCCATCCCAGGATACAAACTTGTGAGCCTTTCGGCCTACATGAAGCACGCTGTAACCACTCACAATCCTCATTCCCTTCTCCTTCATCAACAATCTTATCTTTGCTGAGCCGTCGATGGACCCACCTTTTGCATACATGCTTGAAGTCAGCAGATATCCTGCTGAATTAAAAGGCTCCAACTCAAGGACGCGAGAGGCAGCCCATCTCCCAAGCTCATAATTCCCATGGCTTCTGCAAGCACTTAGCAGAGCACCCCAAGCAGCAGGACCAGCTTCAAGTCCATCAGGAATACTCTTGATTACTTCCAATGCACCGACGAGATCTCCGGCTCTTCCCAGCATGTCAACCACACAAGAGTAGTGCTCCAAGCTAGGCTGGAGTAATGGATCTCGCAGCATCCGTTGGAAATAagagaagccctcctccactAAACCACCATGTCTGCATGCTGATAACACTGCAAGCATAGTAACTCCGTTAGGCTTCACATTGTCCGATTCCATCTCATGAAGAGTAGCGAGGGCTTCACAGGGACGACCGTTCATTCCCAGTGCCCCTATCATTGCATTCCACGACGACACACTTCTCTCAGGCATCCTCTGAAACACCTTTTTTGAGGCATTCAAGTCCCCACACTTTGCATACATGTCAAGAAGAGTGGTATCAACAACTAAGTCATCTACTAAACCATTCCTGATTGCCACACCATGAGCACATTTTGACAGTTTCAGTTCTGCTGAAACTGCACAAGCTTCAAAAAGACTCAGGATGGTTACTGAATTGGGCTTTTCTTTTGCCAGTTGCATCTCACTGAAGAAGGCAACTGCTTCATCAGGCTTGCCACAGTGTGCGAAGCCCGCCATGATCACACTCCATGATATCACATTCCGCTTCTTCATTCGTCTAAACAACTTCAATGCAAGTTCCATGAGGTCACACTTAGCATAAGCATCTAATAAAGAATTCAATAGCAGTTCATTTGATACAAAATGTCTCCTAATGACCATGGCATGGATGCATTTGCACCAGAATGCTTGACCTAGTTTCTTGCATAACCGCAACAGTGCCACCAGAGTCACCTCATCACTCTCAACCCCGGTCCTCATCAAATCAAATAGCGACAATGCTTccatatatttttcattttgaaCCAATCCAGCTAAAATGCTATTCCACGACACAGTATTTTTGTGAGGCATCAAGTTGAAGGCCATAGTGGCAGAACCCACATCATGGCACTTTGAATACATATCAACAAGAGCATTCCCTACAAACAGGTCAGCTTCGAAACCTCTACGTATCAGATGGCCATGGATGGACCTCCCCTGCTTGATATCCCCAACACCACCACAAGCTTGAAGAACACTAACCACAGCAAGCCCATCGATATCAACAGTACCCTCATTAGACATCTCTCGAAACAGCTGCAGTGCACCTGCAGCTTCCCCACTCTGCGCGTAACCACTGATCAATGCACTCCAAGAAATCACATCTCTTGCACCCATTTCATCAAACAACCTCCTTGCAGACACCAATTCTCGACATTTCGCATACATACAAAGCATTGAGTTCTGGACCTCAACATCATGCGAAAACCCATTCTTTATAACAAGCCCATGAACATTCCAACCTTCTTCAATAGCATCCAGTTTCCAACAAGCCTGAGTTACAAGCACCAATGTGGATACATTTGGCTCAAAGTTTGAAACTTTTGCTTGATTAAACAAACTCAATCCAGCTTCGAACTCGCCATGACTCAGGAACCCATGGATAATTACATTCCACGAAACAGAGTCTTTGTTCATCATGTCATCGAAGAGACTCATCGCCGAATCGGTCATGCCGCATTTGATGTAGAAGCTCATGACGGTATTGCTGATGGAAGTGCAGGACTCGAAGCCCATTTTGATCACATCGGCATGAATGGAGATCCCCTCTTTCACGGACTGAAGGCTTGCGCAGGCTTTGAAGATGGGAGGGATGATATCTGGGTGTGGTGGCAGAGCAGCTCTTCTTATTTTGTGGTAATGAAGAAGAACCTCTTGCCATTGCTTCCTGGATGCAAATTCTCTGAGAAGAAGATCCCTGTTAACAATCTTTGGGTAGGAAAGGAGGGTGGTGCCAAGTGAAATACGCATTCAAGACGTCAACTTGGTTCCCAGAAAATGTCTCATATGAGCCTTCACAAATCCATGCAAACAACTCGGagagaaataaaatagactTGTTCTGGTGTAAGTCCAGCACATGGAGACATTTTGTACAATTCTGTAAACAAAAACCCcaccatttttttaaattaattagaatTGGAAGAAACTATTTCCCACCATCTATCCAATTCATATACCACCCCACCCCCACCTGGGTGGCAGCTCAGGTCTGTAGACAGATCACAATAAGCCTTTTGCAATCGAGATTTAAATATATGGATCGAAACAAGGGCTGATGCCCTTCGAAATCGAAACCACCTCCCTGCAAGGGCTATAGCATCCGAATCGAGGTTCGATAGTATTATCTGAATCACTTACCTAATACAAACTGTTAATAACTCAAAAATCTAAACAAGAAgattagaaaaaaagagagggaaagatGCCAGAGTTTGGATACTGCACCCCACAATGGATATCAAAAGAGAACCGGACACTTTAGTCCATGGTCTCACCTCCTGGACCATATCTTTCTGAATATACGAGGAGAAACCCAGAAGGAATGAAATAACACTGAGGCAGAAATGAATCTTTGCTCTCCGTAATGGTTCTTTGAAGCTTTAGAACAAATTCTAGAAAATGGGGAGGTGGTGAGGAAAGCTTACAACACGGAAGCAATAGTGCGTCGCAGCTTGAAATAAATGCAGTATCTAGGCACCATACAGGAAGCAATGGGACTAGAAGCAGCTGCAAGTGATTGATTATATGCACATGATTCCTTGCTGTCCAGCTTCACATCCACCCTTCATCAAGAGAATTTACCAGTTAAGAACCTACTCTCTACTACTCTTTATTGCTGGAGACCGTTCAAACTTTTGCTAACATGGCTACCAGAGAGGCAGATACCCTCTCAGAGTTCACCCTCACAATGCTCTTATTCACACACTGAAGCTTCTCCTACCCTCCTGGCAAACAGAAATCTTGCTCAAATATCCAGTAATTTAGACAGCGTATAGGTTAACCGAACAAGCAAAAAATTATGGGCTTGAAAAAATATTGGATCGAGAAATTTCCCCATGTAAATACAGACATTATGAGACAATATGTACTGCATGTAACATGATTGTGCTGAGTTAATTTAATACAAAATTGTAGGCATGTGCTTCAAGAGATCTGCAATACTACTGGATCAAACTGCTCGACAGAGGCAGACTTACTCTCCGAAAAGAATATGAATACATCAATCAAAGAAAATGTTATCAGTTGGTTTAATTTCATCAGTCCATATAGCAGCGCTGAATGTACGGATTGTCAAACTTTACAAACTTGGACCAGTATGATTTGTACTTGGTAAAAGCAAGATCCAGCCATGGCTTGTAGTTGCCATTGTAGTGAACGACAGCTGCATTCTCAATCTCTGAAGGGTTTACAGCGGGATCATAGCCGAGTCCTAGCACATGCCAACTCCGCTCTAGTGGATATGTCAGATTGTAAAATGTTATCAAACCTGGTGGCAGTGAACCAAGCTTCCAGAGTTTCCTGTCTTCATTCTACAGAGATAAGGGAgaaaaaaagaggggaaaatTCCCTGTCAACGAactgaataaaagaaaaggtatATTAGATATAACACTGCACAAGCTTAAAACAATAATACTCATGCACTGAactgaataaaagaaaaggtatattagatataaaaaaagaggggaaaatTCCGTGTCTGAATCTACCCATGTCAATCGCATCAGATATTCATAAAACAATAATACTAAACTTTAGTGCCTGTTCCGATGCATGAACCAGCTATTCCCGTATTATGCCGAGTGAAGTGAGAACCTGTATCTGAACAGGCATAGAAGATAAGCTGGAAGGGTCAGGAAGTCCACCAATCCCCCAATTCCCATTTTTAACAGAAATCACCAAATTCCTTCAACTTCTTCCATGACTCTTCCCCCACCCTTTATGATATATGGAGATCAACAGACTTCCCAAACCCCTTCAGATTCTCTTTTATGCCTCTCCAAGGAACAATTTCTTCACACATACAAACAGGCCCTTAGGCATGAGCATATGCCGGCATGAATAAAGCCAACATGTCATTTGTTCAAGACATGATGGTAGAGAATTTTGAAAGAGTGATACAGCCAAGAAAGCATGATTGCAAATAGATTAAAAACTACAATGATAACTTTCTAGGAGTAGCCATGTAGTCATGCCTGCTTACCACCACCTGCAATGCAACTCACACAACAGACTTGCGGACTCTCAAAGCTTTAAACTTCTGAAACATGAACTAATTTTGAAGAGGACTTTGTAGTGCACCAACCCCCACACATACACCctcgaaaaaaaaaggaactatATGACACACCAGAAAGAATACAGAGTCTCAGGAAAAAAAGCATGGAGTACATGAATCATCAAATCAGTGTCATCTTTCCAACACTGTGCTGTAGCTAACAAAAATGACAACTTTCTTCATAACATTCAGCACTCATCCCCATGACCCATCACCTAGCAACACATCCATCAACTAGCAGAATATATTTCACTTCCCAAATACCATGCAAACAAAGTCCCAGGAATTGAATTCTGCCCAGAAACCAAGCAGTGGTGTCCATCTATTGCACCAAATTTCTTAGTAATTGAATATGGTTGTTCTACAATGAAAAATTTTGAAGTAAATGAATTTTAGAAACTTACAattgttataatatatataGAATTGAACATACACATATAGATATTATACAAAGATAAAATATCTGGTATACTATATATAGAATTGAACATGTGATAGATTTAGGCAATTGTTATTGTAATCAATATAGAAGTCATATAGGAAATCTACTGAACAGAAAATAACAACAACCATTTTTTTCTTACCAAGTCTTGCCAATAATGATATATTCCAGTGATATTTCGCTTCTTCCATTCCTTCAAGTCAAAGATGTTCATCCCAAATGCCCATCCACAAGCTTGTGGATCAAAATTTTCAGAGATTTTTGGGTTTGAGAAATTGAGGTAAGTATCAAACCTATGAAAGCTCTCTTTGCACGTCTCAACTGCTCCATTCACCATCCCCTTCAAATCTAAAGACCAGAGTGGTGTCAGATCCTTTTGAAcaacaacatcatcatcaagaaaaagtATCTTATCAAGCTTTGGGTACACTTCTGGCATGTAGAACCTTAGATGGTTAAGCATAGACAGATACTTGGGATTCCTATATTTGATATTTTCATTCCCAACAGAAAGAGATGATGGATGATTTGCTTTGAAGTAGTATTCTTTAATCCTGGCTGACTCAAGTTGACGAAGAACTGAACAATAAGAAGAGTTAAGCCACTTGAAATCATCAATATTCTCCACATTAATTGTCGCCGGTGAAGGAGGATGGACAATGAACCACATTCTCATAGCTGCAAAGTTCAGTCTGTCTGTAACTATATGAAATACATGTTTTTCTGGTCCTTTGGCATGTATCACAGTGGAATTGACAACTACAGCTGTTGCAAGAACATTATCAGAGAATATAGCATAGTGGTAGAGGGAAGGATCCTCAAGCTTGTTCTTGTCTGCTAGTTCTTTGCTGGTATAGTTGTGCAAGAAGTAATCAGTTGTTAGCTGTAAAGGTAGGCAGTGGAGGGGTTTAGGGATAGTCTTTGCAGCATGCTGGACTAAGAATGTGTTGTGTTTCTTCACAGCATTCATGCTTTCATCTGCAGACTGGACCATGGTCCGTAACTTTCTTGCCACTACATCAGTGTCAAGTAGCATGTCCCTGGCCACAGATAAAGCATGGCCCATTGCTTTCGCTTGTTCAAGAGCACTGGATGATGGGAGACAAATTTCCAGCATTATGACTGAGTGATTTGTAAACAATAATATGATAATGAAAATGACTGGAAGAAGTACCTTTCATGCAGATCGGTATCTGAATTTGCATCTCCAATAGCATGTCGGCTATCTTTGATGTGTCTCATCAAGGAATCATAAAGATCAAATACATTCTTGGAACGGGCAATGCTAGCATACACCTTGGCCATGATAATCTGATCTTTCAATAGTTTCAAAGTGGAATCTGAGTGAGGGCTGTTATATTCTTTCCTCCATATGTTGTATTTTCCCCTGACAGTGTTATTAAACTGCTTTGTACGTTCAATGGCTGCTCTTTGCATCTCTAGTTCAGTTTCTTTGCTCATGTTAATTAGCTCTTGAGTTCgcatttcctttcttttctgtcGTAATTGCTGCAAGGTGAGAGATGGGGGAGACAACTTATACCTTTACCAAGAAACAACAAAACTAAATCAAAATTGAAAATGACCAGATGTTTACCTGCCGTTTAAGCTTCACTGGGATAATAGGGGTGGCTTGTTGATTTTGATCGGTAGAAGGTTGAGCATTGTCTTGTATCCCACTCGCAATTTTTTGAGGTGACCCTTCTTGCCTCTGGCAGTTCATAGAAGAAATAAATATGAAGCAGTCAAATAAATCCAACACAAATTATGAATGCTCACAAAAACGAAGCAAGGTGAGGGTAGAAGTGAGAATAGTAAAAAAGTTGACTACTGTGATTCTAAGAGGAaagtttttcatttttcagCTCTCCTCTATACTTTGATCCAATCTACATAGGCATGGTACAaagatgtgaaaaaaaaaaaaatcaaatttgaaAATGTTTTAATACTTCACTGGCATCTGCCAACTTGTAGGCCAACATTTTTGGCCGCAAGTGGGGCCTGACATGAAACCTAAAAACTCAGGTTGGTGATCTATTTTTTTAGATTTCAGAATTTAAGCTCACATAATGAAGGAGCCTTCAAAATTCACCTAGATCAGGAAAAGTGTAAGGACTGAAAGATTTGTTGTTCAGAACTGCAGTCATCTCTAATGCAGAGTACAAGCCAAAGGAGCCAATTGAAATGCAATCCTTTAAATGAGTTTCATACCGTTTCAAAGACCTTTTGGTTTAACATAACTGAATATATATTCTCAATTTTCTCACAAATCCAAATATACAATAAATCCTGTGACTAGCagtgctgaagaggttaaaAGAGTACCAGTCCAACCATTGCTTGTGTGTGGTTTGCACCAAAAGAACTCTCCCACACCCAGGAAGAAGACAGGTTTCTTGAGTTGACCTTGAATGTTTGAAGTTTACCCAAAAAATCTATGTATGTTACAGTTATATCAACACCCTGTAAAAAACATAATGGGATAAATAGAATGAACAGTTTACTTTCATGAAGAAGATGTATTCCAGTTACCTCATCTAGTTCGTGGGAGTCAAGTCGTCCAGCCGGACTGCCTGTCCTGAAACCATGTCCCTGTCAAGCCAACATAGAGCCATTCCCCAAGTAAGATAAGGTGAAGCAGTAGGGACTCATATATCCCCAGAATAACATCATGTACTTGAACAGATCAAATATTCTTCTGCGAATCCAGACATAATCAACAATATACCTCTACAATCGACTTTGTTCTTGCAGATGTCTTTTGGATGGCAGTGCATGTCTCATTTTTCAGCTTTGGATGATTCAATATAATTTCAACAGAGGAATGAATTGTTATGAGACTAATTAAAGTTGTGCATATTTGAAGAACATACTAAATTGGGTGCAGACTTTTAAGGGATCTCTTTACGTAATATATTAGCAGCAATAAGTTCCAAGATCTATACTTATCAAAGTTCTATTATTGACTTTTTCCTTTGGTAAATTTCCACCAATAATAATGATGTTATTTGATAATAGTGGGAAAGTACTGAAAGCAACTTTGATTCAGGCAAAATTGAAATATCCTGAACATTTGATAGGAAAAACATTGCCTATCTTATAGTATTTAATGTTTTAAACAAGGATACCAGCTCAGTCTTGCAACTCAGATTGAAAGAGAATATCTGACAATAAGAACAGGTATGGCATAatcatattttgaaattcaaaagaatTCAGAGACAAGGAAAAGCACATACAACATCCATCAGGTGTAGATCAGAAAAGCATGGTAATTGGCTAGCGACAGTTTCAATCATCAGTGGTTCACATGTCCCACTTTGTATTTGATATGTatatgtgcgcgcgcgcgcgcgcacacatatAGGATGTTCTTAAAGAACAATGTGACCTAGACAAATTAATGATTAGCATTTAAAAGATCACCAGGACAATAGAAGATAACATGAGAAAAAGTCCAAAATATAGACTACTGCAAAATATCCAAAtagcaaaaagaaataaaacagAAAAGCAGACCAaaacatagatgtgtttgaagAAAAGGAATCACAGGAAAATTGCAAGACCTGTTCGCTCTGGCAGTTCTGACAATCTTGCAGACGCCTATATCCTTTGGCATCTCTTTGGCTGGAATAGACACCAAGAGCTCTCAGCTTGAGGTGAAGTTAACAAGTAAACGATAAAATAAAACTTAATAatctccatcaaagaaagctaaTGCATACAGATCCTATTGAAAGTCTAAAGCAGAAAAATTAGTTTAACGAGACCTGCAAGACACATCCAAAGTGCCAATTTCATACTATCGTAAGTTGAACAAGGAGGAATTAATGATAGTAGTTAAAAATTGTGAGACGAATCCAGACACTTTGCAGGGAGTGTCAAAGCAACAATATGCACATTTCGTAGCTTAAAAAGAAAGGCGATGGGGGACAATAATGCTTATTCCATCTAGAACAACAGAATTGAAATCCAAAgtcaatataaaaatatataaattcattaaattTAAGTAGTGATATGTAATCTGCATAGAGGTGAATAGCCAAATTTAAATATAGCTCCACATTAGatgaaaatgaaaaggaaatAAACTAGAGATAAGCTCCATGCTTATAATGATGGTCATGAATGCAACCTCAAATTGGTTGAAGATTTAAAAGAGATGGTGCTTTAGCAAAGATAATAACTCTTTATCTTACTTTGGTAAAATAGAGGACCGCTTAAAGGAAACTGTATCTGATACTTCTGATCTGACTGAGGGAACAAGAATCATGGCCTGCAAAATCATGAAGCAAGGTAGAAATAAAAGGCAACCACATATTTGATGAAATAACTAAGTTTGATCAAAGTTGTGCAGTATCcaagtaaaaaaaaaggaagaagaaacagcAAAAATGCTCCCATAAAAATAGTCTTTATTTCAAGAAAGGAACTCACAGAACCAGCATACTCATAGTTCATGTaacaaaaaaggaagaaggaacagcAAGAATGCTTCCATAAAAAATAGTAGCTATTTAAAGAAAGGAACACACAGAACCAGTGTACTCATAgttcataaaatttttgttaatATTTGTTAGAATGTTGCATCAAATTCAGAAATAATGGATAAGAACTATTTAAAGAACCCATCTAGATTGTGTCAGATAAGTTGAACTGAAGATATTGTACTCCTGGAGCATTATAGAAAAATAGGTTGCTTATACGAAATGATGAGCCAAGTCAA
Proteins encoded in this window:
- the LOC103701176 gene encoding pentatricopeptide repeat-containing protein At2g17210, with amino-acid sequence MRISLGTTLLSYPKIVNRDLLLREFASRKQWQEVLLHYHKIRRAALPPHPDIIPPIFKACASLQSVKEGISIHADVIKMGFESCTSISNTVMSFYIKCGMTDSAMSLFDDMMNKDSVSWNVIIHGFLSHGEFEAGLSLFNQAKVSNFEPNVSTLVLVTQACWKLDAIEEGWNVHGLVIKNGFSHDVEVQNSMLCMYAKCRELVSARRLFDEMGARDVISWSALISGYAQSGEAAGALQLFREMSNEGTVDIDGLAVVSVLQACGGVGDIKQGRSIHGHLIRRGFEADLFVGNALVDMYSKCHDVGSATMAFNLMPHKNTVSWNSILAGLVQNEKYMEALSLFDLMRTGVESDEVTLVALLRLCKKLGQAFWCKCIHAMVIRRHFVSNELLLNSLLDAYAKCDLMELALKLFRRMKKRNVISWSVIMAGFAHCGKPDEAVAFFSEMQLAKEKPNSVTILSLFEACAVSAELKLSKCAHGVAIRNGLVDDLVVDTTLLDMYAKCGDLNASKKVFQRMPERSVSSWNAMIGALGMNGRPCEALATLHEMESDNVKPNGVTMLAVLSACRHGGLVEEGFSYFQRMLRDPLLQPSLEHYSCVVDMLGRAGDLVGALEVIKSIPDGLEAGPAAWGALLSACRSHGNYELGRWAASRVLELEPFNSAGYLLTSSMYAKGGSIDGSAKIRLLMKEKGMRIVSGYSVLHVGRKAHKFVSWDGSHPQSKEIYSMVELLHSHLKWTEKHDCLIT